The region GACGAAGGAGCCGCGACCGGTCAGCAACCGGTGGTCCTCCTTGCGGGCGAACGACTTGCCGATCCAGCCCTGTCCGTGCCCGGTCATACCGCCGTCGCCTCCCGGCACGCGCGAGCGACCAGCGTGCGGGTCAGCATCCGGCGGTAGTCGGCGCTGCCGTGCGCGTCGTCGCCCGGCTCGATCGCGGTGGCCGCCGCGTCGGCGCAGGCGGTGAACAACTCGTCGCCGAGCTCGGCCCCGGACAGGACCGCCTCGGCCTCGGGGACCCGGACCGGCACCGCGTCGACCCCGCCCAGTGCGATCCGCCCGCCCCGGCACACCCCGTCGGCCACGTCGAGGTCCACGGCGGCGGCCACGATCGCGAAGTCCCCGGCGCGCTGGGCGAACTCCGTCAGCGCGGCGTGCGGCGCCGGGCACGGGAACACGACCTCGACGATCATCTCGTCGGGTCGCAGGGCCGTGTCGAGGAAGCCGGAGAAGAACTCCGCCGCCGGGATCGAGCGGCGCCCGCCGGTGCTCTCGGCGACGATCTCGGCGTCCAGCAGGACCGCGAGCAGGCACCACTCGGCGGTGGAGTCGGCGTGTGCGAGGCTGCCGCCGACGGTGCCCCTGGTCCGGATCGGGTAGTGGCCGATCCAGCGCGCCGCCCTGCTGAGCACGCCGAAGGAGTCGGGGAGCCGCGGTGCGCGGGCGGTCTGCACCTCGTGGTGCGTGGTCAGCGCGCCGATGCGCAGCGCGGCGCCGTCGGAACGCAGGTAGCGCAGGCCGTCGACACGGCCGACGTCGACCAGCGCGGCCGGTCGTGCCAGCCGGAAGTTCATCATCGCTACCAGGCTCTGGCCGCCCGCGAGCAGCTTGGCGTCGTCGCCGAGCTCGGTGAGCAGCTCGACGGCGCCGCGGACGTCGTGCGCGCGGTGGTACTCGAACGGTGCCGGCTTCACGCGGACTCCAATCGGCGCGGTAACGCACGGTCTCGCGCGGCGGTGAGCGGTCCCGGTCGGCGACCGCACGACCGGCCGGACAGCGCGAGGGTTGGCACTACCGTCGCGGACCGCGCGATGGTTCGCACGCCGGTCGCCAGGCAGCGGCACTGTGGGGTGTCTGTGGCCAGGGCCGCGCTGGTGGGGCGGCCCTGCCGGAGGCCGGCAGACCGGCGCATCGCCGCGCCGGCGGCGCGGTTCGGCCGGGCGGTGGCGCAGTACATGGCGGCCATGCCGGGCGTACGGCTCCGTGGGCGGCCGGTGGACCGGCGCCCGGTCATGTCAGCGGGGCGGCTCCATCGGGTGGCGGCGAATTGATGCGCGGTGGCCCTCTCGGCGGCGCGGCTTCGTCGGGTGGCGGCGGAGAGTTGCATGGCCGTGCCAGCAGGCCGATGCACGGCAGTACCGGCAAGGCGGCCCTGTCCCGGATCGACGGTCCAGCGCACGCCCGCGCCGGCGCCGCGGCTCGGAAGGCGGTCGACCGGCCGATGCACGGCAGCACCGACAAGGCCGCCCTGTCGAAGGCCGGAGGACCAGGCCGCGTCAGCCGGGCGACTCGGCCGAGCGCCGACGGTCCGGAGCAAGGCGGCCGCATCGGCACAGACACCCGCCTCGCCTGCCGGGAGCGGTGGCGCGGTCACGTCCGAAAGCCGTCGATGCCACGCGACATCCGGGCGCGGCGGGGAGGAAGGGCGGGACCGGCGAACGTTCGCGCTGGGGACAGGGTCCATGACGGCTCTCCTCTCGGTTGCCGTCCGCCTGACACGTCGTGCGATTTGATATACCATATCGCAAACCTGGTGGTCCAGCCTTCGCCCGACCTCGCACGAACCCGAGCGTAGAACGCGCTTTTCGTTGGCGTCACCGGCGAAAGCTCGGCGGACCCGGCGTGCTGGAGGACGCATTGGCGGTATCCGAGGAGTCCCGAAACCGGACGGCGTGGCTGCGCCACGGCCCCGAAACCAACGTCGAAAACCTCGCCGCGGGCACGCTGCCGGGAACGCTGCGCCCCGACGACGGGCCCGCGTTGCTCTTCCCCTCCGAGAGCGATCAGTGGCTGAGCCACCGCGTGCTCGACGAGCGCAGCCGGGGCACCGCGTCCTGGTTGCTGAGCCGCGGCCTCGCCCCCGGCGACCGGGTCCTGCTCTGCGGTGGCAACTCCGCCGCACTGGTGGTGGCCTACCTGGCGATCCTGCGCGCCGGCGGCATCGTCGTGCTGGCGAACCCGGCCTACACCGGCGACGAGCTCGCCCACCTCGTCGACGACAGCCAGGCGTCGTGGGCGTTCGCCGCCCGGCCCGCGTCCGCGCTGGTCGACGTCGCGAACGCGGTCTCGCTCGACGAGCCGCTCCCCGGGCTCGAACCGGGTCCGCTGCCCCGGATCGGTTCCGCCGACGTCGCGCTGCTCGCCTACACCTCCGGTACGACGGGCGCACCGAAAGGCGTGCCGCTGACCCACGCCAACCTGCTCTCGTCGATCCGGGCCGCGATGCACGCGTGGCGCTGGAGCGCCGGCGACGTGCTGGTGCACTCGCTGCCGCTGAGCCACCAGCACGGGCTCGGCGGCGTGCACGCCACGCTGCTGGCCGGTTCGTCGGCGGTGGTGCTGCCCCACTTCGACGCCGCCGAGCTCGGCGATGCGATCCAGCGGCACGGCGCCACGGTGCTGTTCGCGGTACCCGCGGTCCACGAACGCCTCGTGGCCGAGGTCCCCGACGCGCTGGGCGCTCCGAGCCTGCGGCTGGCGGTCAGCGGCTCGGCGCCGCTGTCGCCGGACCTCGCCGAGCGGATCGCGGCGGTCATGGGCGAACCACCGCTGGAACGCTACGGCAGCACGGAGAGCGGGCTCGACGTCTCCAACCCCCTCGACGGTCCTCGCCTGCCCGGCACGGTGGGTCTGCCGCTGCCGGGCGTCGAGCTCCGCGTCGGCACGGACTCCGGCGAGCCGATCGAGGACGGCACCGAAGGAGAGATCCTGCTCCGCGGGCCGCAGGTGTTCTCCGGTTACTGGAACCTCCCCGAGGCCACGGCCGAGGCGTTCCACCCCGGCGGCTGGTTCCGGACCGGCGACCTCGGCCGGATCGACGCCGACACCGGCTACCTGCGCATCACGGGACGCAAGAAGGAGCTCATCATCACCGGCGGGCTCAACGTCTACCCCCGCGAGGTCGAGCTCGCCCTGGAGAAGCACCCCGCGGTCGCCTCCGCGGCGGTCGCCGGGCTGCCGTCGCGGCGCTGGGGCGAGCAGGTCACCGCGTGGGTGGTCGCGGAGTCGCAGGTCTCTGCCGAGGAGGTCGTGGCCCACGCGAGGAAGCTGCTGGCACCGTACAAGTGCCCGAAGCAGGTGTTCTTCGTCGACTCCCTCCCGCGCAACAGCATGGGCAAGCTGCGGCGCTCGGAGCTGCGCGAGCCGCTGGACACCTCGGAACTCGACAAGGCGGTGGCGAAGCTGTGGCGAGCGGAGTTGTGAGCGCCTCGGTCACCGGACTCGCGGCTCGGTTGCGGTCTTCCGGCACGACCGCAACCGAGCTGGTCGCCCGGGCGCTCGACGCCGCGCGCAACAGCGCGACCGGTGCGTTCGTCGAGCTGCTGCCCGAACGCGCGGCGCAGGACGCCGCGGTGGCCGACCGCGAACTGGCCGGCGGGACCGATCGTGGCCCGCTGCACGGGATTCCGGTCGCGGTGAAGGACAACATCGACGTCGCCGGGGCCTGGACCCGCTGCGGCACGCGCGATCTCGGCCACCACTGCGCCGAGCGGGACGCGGCGATCGTGAGCAGGCTGCGCGACGCGGGCGCGGTCGTGATCGGCAAGACCCGCACCCACGAGCTGGCCTGGGGCATGGTGACCCCCGGCTGCCGCAACCCGCTGGACCCGGCGCGGATCACCGGCGGCTCCAGCGGTGGCTCGGCCGCCGCCGTGGCCGAGGGCGTCGTCCCGGTCGCGCTGGGCACCGACACCGGCGGTTCGATCCGCAACCCCGCCGCGCTGTGCGGCGTGGTCGGCATCAAGGCCGGGGTCGGCACGCTCCCAACCGATGGCGTCGCGCCCCTCGCCCCGACGCAGGACGCACCAGGGGTGTTGGGTGCGACGGTTTCCGACTGCCGAGTCGCGCTGACCGTGCTCGGTGCCGAACCGTCCGGGCCGCCCGTGCGCCGCGTCGGCGTGATCCGCGACCACTGGGCCAGGCGGGTCGAGCCACCGGTCGCCGCCGCCATCGACGACGCAGTGCTCCGGCTGCGCGAAGCCGGGGTGGAGGCGGTGGAAGTCGCCGTGCGCAACTCCGACCTCGCCATGGCGGCGTCCTACGTGATCATGCTCGCGGAGTCGGCACGGCACTGGTGGCCCGCCGACCCCGACCAGGTCGGCCCGCAGGTGCGCGATGTGCTGCGGCTCGGCGCACGGGTCGCCGACGCCGACTACCGGCGGGCGCTCGCGGTCCGGCGCTCCATCATCGCCGGGCTGGACGACGCCTTCGGCCAGGTCGACGCGCTGCTGATGGCGAGCTCACCGGTGCTGGCGAGCAGGATCGGCGACGAGCTGACCGGATGCGCGGGCCGGATGCTGCCGGTGCAGGCCGCGCACGCTTCCGCGACCTCCCTGGCCTCGGTGTCCGGAGTACCCGCGCTGTCGGTGCCCGGCCTGCCTGGACCGGAGGGACTGCCCACCGGCGTGCAGTTCCTCGCCCCCACGACCGACCCCCTGCTGCGCTGCGCGGAACTGCTGGAGCGCGGGCGCGGCGACGCAGAGAACGGATGAGGCCTTGTCCCAGCCGCTGTACACCAGCAAGACCGAACTGGTCACCAGCATGCTCCGGGAGATGATCGTCACCGGTGAGCTGGCGGCGGGAACCACGCTGCGCCAGCGCGACCTGGCCGACCGGCTCGGCGTGAGCCCGACACCGGTCCGCGAGGCGCTGCGCAGGCTGGAGTCGGAGGGCCTGATCACCACCGACGCGCACCGCAGCGCCACGGTCGCCGAGTCGGCGTTCGACGCCAAGGAGGAGAACTACCTGATCCGCGCCGCGCTGGAGTCGCTGGCCGCGCAGCTGGCGGCCAAGCGGATCACCTCGGAGCGGCTGTCGGCGATCCAGTCGGTCAACGACCGGATCGCCGGGCTGGCCGAGGACGACCGCTCCTACGGCTCGCTCAACCGCGACTTCCACTTCGCCATCTACCAGGCCGCCGAGAGCCCGGTGCTGCTCTCGCTGATGCGGATGCTGTGGCAGTCGATGCCCGACGGACCCAAGGTCGTGCGCACCCACCGCGAGTCCGCCGAGGAGCACCAGGCGATCATCGACGCCCTGCGCGAGGGCGACAGCGCCCGGGCCGGAGAGCTCACCCGCGCGCACATCGTCGGCAGCACCCATCTGGAGGACGAGCGCCCGGCCAGGCGCGAGGGAGGCCGCTGATCGGGGGTTCCTCATGAGCACGATCAGCGTCCCCGCGGACCGTCCCTGAACAGGGGTACTCTGCGCGACGGCATTCCCACCACCCGAACGGTCCTCCACTGCTGAACACCCGCGTGGGTGAACCAGAATCCGGAACCGGATGCTTTCCGTGCTGCTGGATCTCAATCCACTGAGGACGGAGATTCGGACCGCTCACCCTCCGACGTCCCGATCGAATGTACTCGCTTGCGGGGACGCATACCGAGGGTCTACCGACCCCACCCGCGACCCGCGCCGCACGCCGAGCGCAAGACCCCGACCGAACTCAGCATGGGGTTGCTGGCCGGTGAACGGGGAGGGTCGATGGAGCAGGAGTCACACCCGAAGTCGGCAGGTCAGGATGCCGGAGAGCTCCTGACCGGCAGGCCCGTCGCCGACCCGGGGCGCCCCGGACCCGCCCCCGTACTGTCCACACCGGACGCGAAGGATCTCGTTCCGCTGCTGCGCGACGCGCTCGGAGCCCGCGCGGACGCACCGCGCTGGCACGTCGCCGAGGGAGAACCGTGGTGCACGGTTTCCCCGTCCGGCGCCCGGGAGGTGCTCCAGGGCTGGAAGCTGCACGTGTCGGCCACGATGGGGACAGCGGGCGCGGTGTTGCAGCGGTGCCTGCCCGTTCTGCTCGACGCCGAGCGCCCTTTCAAGTTCGCGATCACGCTGGCCCACGTCTACGCGCTGAACTCCGGGCACGCGCCGCGCTACGGCGCGGGCAAGTTCCTGACCTGCTACCCGGAGGACGACGAGCAGGCGGTCGGGCTCGCCGAGGCACTGCATCTGGCGACCACGGGGCTGAGTGGTCCGGTGATCCTGTCGGACCGCCCGTACCGGCCGGGCAGCATCGTGCACTACCGCTACGGCTCGTTCGTCAACCGGCGCGTTCTCACCAACGACGGCCTGTACCGCCACATCATCGACAGCCCGACCGGAGAAACGGTGCCCGACCTCCGGGAGCCGCGGTACACGCCGCCGGAGTGGGTGCGATGCCCCTTCCCAGCCGCCGAAAGCGCGCCGTCCTCGGGCGCCAGGCGGATCCTGCTCGGTGACCGCTTCGCGGTGCGGGAGGCGATCCGGCACGCCAACAAGGGCGGTCTCTACCGCGCTCAGGACCTGCGCACCGGAAAGCCGGTCGTGATCAAGGAGACCCGTCCGCACACCGTCGTCGGCTCGGACGGCACCTGCGCCCAGGACATGCTGCGGGCCGAGGCCCGCGCGCTGGAGGCGCTGGCACCGCTGGGCGTCGCCCCCGAGGTCGTCGAGTTCTTCGAACAGAGCGGGCACCTGTACCTGGCCATGCGCGACCTCCAGGGGCCGCCCTTGCGGCGGTGGGTCACCGACCGGTTCCGGCAGCACGGGCCGCGCGGGTACCTGCCGGCCGCGCTGCGGCTGGCGGAACGGCTCGTGGACAAGCTGCGGGCGGTGCACGAGACCGGACTGGTGCTGCGGGACTTCACGCCGAACAACGTCATCGTCGTCGACGACGAGCCGTGGCTGATCGACTTCGAGCTGTCGGTCCGCGCCGGGGAGACCACCGGCAGGCTCTCCGCGGGCACTCCCGGCTACGCCGCGCCGGAGCAGTTGCGCGGCGACGAGCCCCACCAGCTGGCGGACCGCTTCAGCCTCGGCGCGACGCTCGCCTACGTCCTCACCGGAGCCGACCCCCGCCTTCCCGAGGACGAGCCTGCGAGCCGGCCGCTGCGGGAGCGCCTGTCGGTGTGGCTGCCCACGGTGACGGCCACCGAGCTCCCGGACTCGGTGACCGCGCTGATCACCGCACTGATGGACGACGAACCGGCCGACCGCCCCACTCCGTCGCACGCCCGGACGGTGCTCGCGGCGGCACCCGGCCTGGGGCACCGCTCCAGCGCGGTCGAACCCTTCGACGGCGACAAGTGGCAGCAAGCGGTCGACGGGATCGTCGGCCACCTGCTCGCGACGATGAACCCCGGCGATGACGACGCGCTCTGGCCGCTGGCGCGCCCGCTCCACGACCCGTGCAACGTCCAGCACGGCGCCGCCGGTGTTCTCGGCGCTCTGACCTCGTACTACCGGCTGCGCGGTGGCGACCGGGTCGCGGAGGCGATCGGCACGGCGGCCGACTGGATCCGCCGCCGCATGCGGCAGGACGCGTTCCGCCCGCCGGGGCTGCACTTCGGCCGGGCCGGCATCGCATGGGCCCTGCACGACGCCGCCGACGCGCTCCGCGACCACCCCGCCGCCGACGACGCGGTGGGACTGGCCAAGGAGCTGCCGACCAGCTGGCTCAGCCCCGACATCACCCACGGGATGGCCGGGATCGGGCTCACCTACCTGCACTTCTGGCAGGTCACCGGCGACGCCGAGTTCGCCCACCGGGTCCGGCAGTGCGCCGAGGCGCTGCTGCGCTCGATGCGCCACGACTCCGACGGGCCGTTCTGGCAGGTGCCCGAGGACGCCGACTCCACCTTCGCCGGCCAGCGCTTCCACGGCTTCGCCCACGGCACCGCGGGAATCGGCTACTTCCTGCTCGCGGCGGGCGAGCTCGGCGGAGCGGCGTGCGAGACGACCGCGGAGCAACTGGCACGGCCGCTGCTGCGACACGCCGTCGTGGACGACGCCGGGGCGCGTTGGCACGGCGGGCTGGACACGTCGGGACCGCTGCTGCCCCACTGGTGCAACGGCTCCTCCGGCATCGGGACGTTCCTGGTGCGGCTGGCCAGGCTCACCGGCGACACGCGCGCCAGGGACATGGCCGAGAAGGCGGCGTCCGCCACGGTCGACCACAGCCGGACCGGCGCCGTCGGCCAGTGCCACGGCCTGACCGGGAACGCGGAGTTCGTGCTCGACATGGCCGACTTCCTCGATGAACCCGCCTACGTCGCCACGGCGCACCGGATGGCGCACGCCGTCTTCGGCCGCCGGGTCTACCGCGACGGGCGAACGGTGTTCACCGACCCGGAGGGGCACGTGTCGGCGGAGTGGGCCGACGGAGTCAGCGGTGTGCTGGCGTTCCTGCTGCGCCTGCGCTACGGCGGGTCGCGCCGGTGGATGGCCGACGCCGGCGGCTGGACCGGGCAGCGATGAGCGCGCCGAGCACGACCGCCGCCGGGAGCGCGGTGGTGCGGTCGAACTTCAGCTTCGCGCCCGGCGGGCGCCACGCGGCCTGCGTGCGGACGCGCGGCGCGGAGTCGGTGTTCGAGGTGTGGGGGTTCGACTCGGGCGTGGCGAGGCTGCTGCGCCAGGAGCCCGCCCCCCACCGCGGCGCCCAGGCGCAGCCGCTCGCCGACGGCCGGGTCCTGCTGTTCCCCAACTCGCCCGAGCAGCACGAGCTCGTGCTGCTCGATCCCGAGGGGGGTCGCCGGGTCCTCAAGCGCGTCCACGCGATCGCCGGGTACCTGCTGCCCCACCCCACGTCCTCCGCGCTCGGAGTGCTGGTCGCACGCGAGAGCGCCTGCCAGTCGGCGATCTGGCGGGTCACCGACGCCGGGGCCGAGCTCGTGCTGCGGCTGCCCGGTTGGGTGTCCGGCGGCGTGTGGCTGGACCCCAGGCTCGAGTTGCTGGGCGCCAACCTCACGACTGGCCAGGGACGGTGCGACGGCGTGCTGGTCGATCTGGGGCGGAGACGCTGGCGGACGATCCTGTCGCTGTCCCCGGAAAGCCGCGACAGCATCGTCGCTTGCCATCCGGGCAGCGGCCTTCTGGTGATCGAGACCAACGCGGGCGGCCACCACCGGCTCGGCTGGGCGCGGCTCGACGGCGCGAACGCGGTCCGCTTCCCGGAGCTGCTGGACGAGGACGGACTCCGCCACCGGGCGCTGGCGATCGACCCGCCGGGCAAGCGGGTGCTCGTGCAGAGGCAGCGCGGCGCGGTGACCACGCTGCACGTCTACACGCCGCAGGACGACCAGTTGCGGCAGCTCGCCATCCCCACCGGGGTCACCCGAGGGCGGGCGCACTGGTCCACCGCCGCGATCCGGGTGCCGTTCTCCTCCCCCACCAAGCCGACGACGCTGCTGACGATCACCTCCTGCGAGGAGACGTCGTACCTGCCGGACGACGGCACGGGCGGTGAGTGGGTGGACGCCGAGCTCGTGCGGCTGAGCGCCGCGGCCGGCGGGGTCGAGGCGATCGTCTACGGCAGGGACTGGCTGCGGTCCGACCGGCTCGTGCTCGCGCTGCACGGCGGGCCGCTGTCGGCGTGGCGCATGCAGTTCGAGCCGCTGTTCCAGGCGCTGGCCTCCGCGGGGGTCGCGGTCGTGGCGCCGAACTACCGCGGCAGCACCGGCTACGGGCACGAGCACCTGAGCCCGGTGCTGGATTCCTGGGGCGGGCCCGACCTCGACGACGTGGTCGCCATCGGCGCCGACCTGGGCTCGCTGCGCGCCGACCTCCCGCGGCCGATGGTCCTCGGCGTCAGCTACGGCGCGTTCCTCTCGCTGCTGGCTGCCAGCGCCGCACCGAAGCTGTGGTCGGCGTGCGTCGCGCTGGCGCCCCTGCTGTCCGGGGCACGCCTGCACTCCGCGAGCGCGCCCTGGGTCGGGCACCGCGCGATGCGGTTGGGAGCACTGTCCGGAATAGACGATCAGCTCGGTGCGCGCGACGTGTTGCGGCTGTGTCCGGAGATCTCGGTTCCGCTGCTGCTGATGCACGGCACCGATGACGACGTGATCCCCGTCGGCCAGTCCAGGGAGCTGCGCGACCGCTTGCTGGAGACCGGCCGCGCCGATCTGACTTACAAGGAGGTCCCCGGGAACCACCACGAGGTGGTGACCGGTGTGTCCGCGGTGGTGCGCAACACCGTGGCCCGCTTCTGCCGCACGTGGGGGCGCCCATGACGTGCAGGCGGATCGGGTGCGTTCCGGCTCGGGGCCCGCCCCCAGGCCGGTGGTGGTGACCGACCACCAAACGCGGTTCCGGCTAGAAATCCCAGGAGGTAAGTCATGTACGAAGAATTCGAGCTCGACGTGACCGCTCTGCAGCAGCTTCCGGAAACCGAGCCGGTCGACCAGGACGGCGTGCAGTTCGGCGGAGGCGGCGGCGACCAGTGCCTACTGCTGAGCAACTGCCTCGCCCTCACCCTCGTCAACGAGGACTGATCCAAGACATCCGCTGCTGGGCGGAAGTGGTCGCGCGCGCGGCCACTTCCGCCCGCTCGTTCGTACCAGGGAGGAGTCGGATGTCAGACGTCGCCATGGCGCCGCCGCGACGGCGCGGCTTCGCGCGCTTCCTGCCGCTTGAGCGCGCCGAGGGCGAGAACGCCGCTGCCGGGCGCGCGCTGCTCGCCGAGTGCCTCCGCGAGTGTCCGCTGTGGAGTTCGGTGCTGGTTCCCGCGGTCATCGCCAGGACCGCCGCCGCGCTGCTGCTGCCCGCCGCCGTCGCTGAGGGCATCGACGCCGCGGTGAGCGGGGCGGGTGTGGCGACCGCGGTCGTCCACGTCGGTGTCGTCCTGACCGTGCTCAGCGCCGCCGAGGCCGCGATGGAACTGGCGAACGCCTACTACAAGGCCGCGGTCACCGCCGACCTGCGCAACCGCTTCATCCGCCACGTCCTGGCGCTCGGTGTCGCGGGCCGCCGCCGCTTCGCCTCCGGCGACCTGCTCTCCCGCCTGACCACCGACACCGCCAAGCCCGCCGGTTTCCTGCTCGTGCTGCTCAACATCGCGGTAGGACTGCTCACCCTGGCCGGTTGCGCGGTGGCGCTGTGGATCATCGACTGGACGCTCGCGCTGACGCTGCTGGTGGGAATCCCGGTCGCCTTCGGAATGGTCCGGTTGTTCGTGTCGCGGACGGCCAAGCACTTCCTGCGCTACCAGCAGATCCAGGCCGACATCGTCGCGCGGTTCCTCGACGCCCTGCGCGGCGCCCGCACGATCCGCGCCAACGGCAACCCGCAGCGCGACGCGGCGCGCGTGCTGCGCCCGCTGGGCGAGCTCAACATCACCGGACGCGCGGTGTGGAAAGCCCAGGGGCAGATCGGTTGGCAACTGCTGCTGCTCATCTCGCTGCTGCAGATCGCGGTGCTGTGCGTCGGCGGATTCGCCCTGACGGCGGAGCGGATCACGGCGGGCGAGTTCGTCGCATCGGCGGGCTACGTGCTGCTGGCGGTCCACGGCTTCGAAGCCGTGGAGAGCATCGTGATGGTGCTGAAGTCCCATATCGGTGCGACGCGGGTGGCCACCGTGCTCTCCACCCCCGCCCGGGAGCCGGGTTCGCCGGTGGTGCCCGACATCGGGGCCGGTCGGCTCGACCTGCGCGGGGTCACGGTGCGCGATGGCGACCGGGTCGTGCTCGACAACGTCTACCTGCGGATTCCGGCAGGCAGCAACGTCGCCGCGGTCGGCAGGTCCGGATCCGGCAAGTCGGTGCTGGCCGCGGTCGCCGGACGGCTGGTGCACCCCAGTGGCGGCAGCGTGACCTTCGACGGCGTCGCCTTCGCCGAGCTCTCGGAGTCGGCGCTGCGGGCGTCGGTGGCCTACGCCTTCGAGAAACCCGCGCTGCTGGGCCGCACCATCCACGACGCCATCGCCTACGGGCGCCCCGGAGCCTCCCGCGCCGAGGTCGAGCGGGCCGCGCGGATCGCGCGGGCCGACCACTTCGTGCGCAAGCTCCCCGCCGGCTACGACACCCCCGTGCGGGAGGCGCGGTTCTCCGGCGGAGAGGTCCAGCGCCTCGGCCTGGCTCGGGCGGTGCTGGTCGACGCGCGGCTGGTGATCCTCGACGACGCCACCAGCTCGCTCGACGCGGCCACCGAGGTCCAGGTCGCGCACGCCTTCGACCGCGTGCTGGCCGGGCGCACGTGCCTGCTGGTCGCGCACCGCGCGTCCACGGCCGCGCGCGCCGACCTGGTGGCATGGCTGGACGAAGGGCGCGTCAGGGGCTTCGCCCCGCACGCGCAGTTGTGGTCCGACCCCGCCTACCGGGAGGTGTTCGGTGGCTGAACCGAGCAGTGTCCAGGCCGGGTACGAGCTGTTGCGCAAGCGGCTGCGCGCCAACCGGTACGCGATGAGGAAGCTGATCACCTGGTCGGCGCTGGAAGCCGCGCCTCCGCTGGTCTCCGGCCTGCTGGTGGCGGCGGCCATCGACCGCGGGTTCCTCGCGGGCCGTCCGGACCTGGGCCTGGTGTGGCTGTCGGCCCTCGCCGCGGTGCACTGCCTGGCGGCGGTGGCGACCCGGCGGGTGTACCCGTGGCTGGCCGAGATCGTCGAACCGCTGCGGGACTACCTGGTCACCGCCCTGGTCACGGCGACCGTGCGCCGCGCGGTGGCCCAGCTCGAACCGCTGGACGGCGCGAGCGTGGCGCAGGCGACCGACCAGGTCGACAGCGTGCGCAACCTG is a window of Saccharopolyspora erythraea NRRL 2338 DNA encoding:
- a CDS encoding alpha/beta hydrolase family protein, which produces MSAPSTTAAGSAVVRSNFSFAPGGRHAACVRTRGAESVFEVWGFDSGVARLLRQEPAPHRGAQAQPLADGRVLLFPNSPEQHELVLLDPEGGRRVLKRVHAIAGYLLPHPTSSALGVLVARESACQSAIWRVTDAGAELVLRLPGWVSGGVWLDPRLELLGANLTTGQGRCDGVLVDLGRRRWRTILSLSPESRDSIVACHPGSGLLVIETNAGGHHRLGWARLDGANAVRFPELLDEDGLRHRALAIDPPGKRVLVQRQRGAVTTLHVYTPQDDQLRQLAIPTGVTRGRAHWSTAAIRVPFSSPTKPTTLLTITSCEETSYLPDDGTGGEWVDAELVRLSAAAGGVEAIVYGRDWLRSDRLVLALHGGPLSAWRMQFEPLFQALASAGVAVVAPNYRGSTGYGHEHLSPVLDSWGGPDLDDVVAIGADLGSLRADLPRPMVLGVSYGAFLSLLAASAAPKLWSACVALAPLLSGARLHSASAPWVGHRAMRLGALSGIDDQLGARDVLRLCPEISVPLLLMHGTDDDVIPVGQSRELRDRLLETGRADLTYKEVPGNHHEVVTGVSAVVRNTVARFCRTWGRP
- a CDS encoding GntR family transcriptional regulator, which gives rise to MSQPLYTSKTELVTSMLREMIVTGELAAGTTLRQRDLADRLGVSPTPVREALRRLESEGLITTDAHRSATVAESAFDAKEENYLIRAALESLAAQLAAKRITSERLSAIQSVNDRIAGLAEDDRSYGSLNRDFHFAIYQAAESPVLLSLMRMLWQSMPDGPKVVRTHRESAEEHQAIIDALREGDSARAGELTRAHIVGSTHLEDERPARREGGR
- a CDS encoding FAD binding domain-containing protein, with amino-acid sequence MKPAPFEYHRAHDVRGAVELLTELGDDAKLLAGGQSLVAMMNFRLARPAALVDVGRVDGLRYLRSDGAALRIGALTTHHEVQTARAPRLPDSFGVLSRAARWIGHYPIRTRGTVGGSLAHADSTAEWCLLAVLLDAEIVAESTGGRRSIPAAEFFSGFLDTALRPDEMIVEVVFPCPAPHAALTEFAQRAGDFAIVAAAVDLDVADGVCRGGRIALGGVDAVPVRVPEAEAVLSGAELGDELFTACADAAATAIEPGDDAHGSADYRRMLTRTLVARACREATAV
- the lanL gene encoding class IV lanthionine synthetase LanL, which translates into the protein MEQESHPKSAGQDAGELLTGRPVADPGRPGPAPVLSTPDAKDLVPLLRDALGARADAPRWHVAEGEPWCTVSPSGAREVLQGWKLHVSATMGTAGAVLQRCLPVLLDAERPFKFAITLAHVYALNSGHAPRYGAGKFLTCYPEDDEQAVGLAEALHLATTGLSGPVILSDRPYRPGSIVHYRYGSFVNRRVLTNDGLYRHIIDSPTGETVPDLREPRYTPPEWVRCPFPAAESAPSSGARRILLGDRFAVREAIRHANKGGLYRAQDLRTGKPVVIKETRPHTVVGSDGTCAQDMLRAEARALEALAPLGVAPEVVEFFEQSGHLYLAMRDLQGPPLRRWVTDRFRQHGPRGYLPAALRLAERLVDKLRAVHETGLVLRDFTPNNVIVVDDEPWLIDFELSVRAGETTGRLSAGTPGYAAPEQLRGDEPHQLADRFSLGATLAYVLTGADPRLPEDEPASRPLRERLSVWLPTVTATELPDSVTALITALMDDEPADRPTPSHARTVLAAAPGLGHRSSAVEPFDGDKWQQAVDGIVGHLLATMNPGDDDALWPLARPLHDPCNVQHGAAGVLGALTSYYRLRGGDRVAEAIGTAADWIRRRMRQDAFRPPGLHFGRAGIAWALHDAADALRDHPAADDAVGLAKELPTSWLSPDITHGMAGIGLTYLHFWQVTGDAEFAHRVRQCAEALLRSMRHDSDGPFWQVPEDADSTFAGQRFHGFAHGTAGIGYFLLAAGELGGAACETTAEQLARPLLRHAVVDDAGARWHGGLDTSGPLLPHWCNGSSGIGTFLVRLARLTGDTRARDMAEKAASATVDHSRTGAVGQCHGLTGNAEFVLDMADFLDEPAYVATAHRMAHAVFGRRVYRDGRTVFTDPEGHVSAEWADGVSGVLAFLLRLRYGGSRRWMADAGGWTGQR
- a CDS encoding amidase, whose translation is MSASVTGLAARLRSSGTTATELVARALDAARNSATGAFVELLPERAAQDAAVADRELAGGTDRGPLHGIPVAVKDNIDVAGAWTRCGTRDLGHHCAERDAAIVSRLRDAGAVVIGKTRTHELAWGMVTPGCRNPLDPARITGGSSGGSAAAVAEGVVPVALGTDTGGSIRNPAALCGVVGIKAGVGTLPTDGVAPLAPTQDAPGVLGATVSDCRVALTVLGAEPSGPPVRRVGVIRDHWARRVEPPVAAAIDDAVLRLREAGVEAVEVAVRNSDLAMAASYVIMLAESARHWWPADPDQVGPQVRDVLRLGARVADADYRRALAVRRSIIAGLDDAFGQVDALLMASSPVLASRIGDELTGCAGRMLPVQAAHASATSLASVSGVPALSVPGLPGPEGLPTGVQFLAPTTDPLLRCAELLERGRGDAENG
- a CDS encoding class I adenylate-forming enzyme family protein; translated protein: MLEDALAVSEESRNRTAWLRHGPETNVENLAAGTLPGTLRPDDGPALLFPSESDQWLSHRVLDERSRGTASWLLSRGLAPGDRVLLCGGNSAALVVAYLAILRAGGIVVLANPAYTGDELAHLVDDSQASWAFAARPASALVDVANAVSLDEPLPGLEPGPLPRIGSADVALLAYTSGTTGAPKGVPLTHANLLSSIRAAMHAWRWSAGDVLVHSLPLSHQHGLGGVHATLLAGSSAVVLPHFDAAELGDAIQRHGATVLFAVPAVHERLVAEVPDALGAPSLRLAVSGSAPLSPDLAERIAAVMGEPPLERYGSTESGLDVSNPLDGPRLPGTVGLPLPGVELRVGTDSGEPIEDGTEGEILLRGPQVFSGYWNLPEATAEAFHPGGWFRTGDLGRIDADTGYLRITGRKKELIITGGLNVYPREVELALEKHPAVASAAVAGLPSRRWGEQVTAWVVAESQVSAEEVVAHARKLLAPYKCPKQVFFVDSLPRNSMGKLRRSELREPLDTSELDKAVAKLWRAEL